From the Euphorbia lathyris chromosome 6, ddEupLath1.1, whole genome shotgun sequence genome, one window contains:
- the LOC136233007 gene encoding uncharacterized protein, producing MMRKGMGKMVWFCIVMIMMMGLISGSEEIGIYELKKGNMSLKVTNYGARLISLFLPDKYGKLDDVVLGYDTIKEYLNDTTSFGATVGRVANRIGGAQFTLNGTTYKLIPNDGKNTLHGGPKGFSKVVFQVLKYVKEGDAPHIVFLYHSFDGEQGFPGNVRVIVSYKLLENYRLRITMKATAQNKATPVNLANHAYWNLGGHTSGDILSQNVQIFGSKYTPLDTELIPTGKLLPVKGTPFDFLKPYTVGSRMNQLPNGYDINYAVDGNCGDNKMKKIAIVQDKKSGRVMKIFSNQPGVQLYTSNTLTQKGKGGFVYKPFAALCLETQGYPDAVNHPNFPSTILYPGETYKHFMKFQFSTSS from the exons ATGATGAGAAAAGGAATGGGGAAAATGGTGTGGTTTTGCATAGTGATGATCATGATGATGGGTTTAATAAGTGGATCAGAAGAGATTGGGATTTATGAGCTGAAGAAAGGAAATATGAGTTTAAAAGTCACAAATTATGGTGCCCGTCTCATCTCTCTCTTCCTCCCTGATAAATAcg GGAAGCTGGATGATGTTGTGCTTGGTTATGATACCATTAAGGAGTACTTG AATGATACAACAAGTTTCGGAGCAACAGTTGGACGTGTAGCAAACAGAATAGGTGGTGCTCAATTTACGTTGAATGGAACTACTTATAAACTTATTCCTAACGATGGAAAAAACACCCTTCATGGCGGCCCTAAAGGATTCAGTAAGGTTGTCTTTCAAGTTCTTAAATATGTCAAGGAAGGAGATGCCCCTCATATTGTCTTTCTCTATCACAGCTTTGATGGCGAACAAG GATTCCCTGGAAATGTCCGAGTAATAGTGAGCTACAAACTGCTCGAAAACTACAGGTTGAGAATAACAATGAAAGCAACAGCACAAAACAAGGCTACTCCTGTTAATCTAGCTAACCATGCCTACTGGAACCTTGGTGGTCATACAAGTGGTGATATCCTATCTCAAAATGTTCAGATTTTTGGTTCCAAATATACTCCTCTCGACACCGAGCTTATCCCCACTGGAAAACTCCTTCCGGTTAAAGGAACACCCTTCGATTTCCTCAAACCATACACTGTTGGAAGCAGGATGAATCAACTGCCTAATGGCTATGATATCAACTATGCTGTTGATGGCAATTGCGGTGATAATAAGATGAAGAAAATTGCGATTGTGCAGGATAAGAAATCCGGAAGAGTAATGAAGATATTCAGTAATCAACCTGGTGTTCAGTTGTACACAAGTAACACTTTAACCCAGAAAGGAAAGGGTGGATTTGTTTATAAACCTTTTGCTGCTTTATGTTTGGAAACTCAAGGATATCCTGATGCAGTCAATCACCCCAATTTCCCTTCAACCATTCTGTATCCGGGGGAGACATACAAGCACTTTATGAAGTTCCAGTTTTCAACTTCTTCATAA
- the LOC136233006 gene encoding uncharacterized protein gives MTMLFQYSSTFLGFPKHLPRFTPKPDKLNIWGLVSWDCHSIKANNSKVNQRHHTSLMAMCSAPSDSASRKPTGAYEISKKVWIWTENKAVMTAAVERGWNTFVFCPEQRELANDWSSIAMIHPLFIEEGEVLDGKNERVATVFRVSSSQELLQLQPENAHTENIVFDLLDWQIIPAENIVAAFQGSHKTVFAISNTPSEAQIFLEALEHGLGGIILKAEDVDAVIKLKDYFDRRNETSNLLSLTKATITRIQVAGMGDRVCVDLCSLMRPGEGLLVGSFARGLFLVHSECLESNYIASRPFRVNAGPVHAYVSVPGGKTCYLSELKAGKEVIVVDQKGKMRTAIIGRVKIETRPLIFVEAKIDSNDGTLYSIFLQNAETVSLVPPCKGNQLQKVAIPVTSLKIGDEILLRIQGAARHTGIEIEEFIVEN, from the exons ATGACTATGTTGTTTCAATATTCTTCTACTTTCCTAGGATTCCCCAAACACCTCCCACGTTTCACCCCCAAACCAG ATAAATTGAACATTTGGGGGTTAGTTTCATGGGATTGTCATTCAATAAAAGCGAATAACAGCAAGGTAAACCAGCGACACCATACTTCTTTAATGGCAATGTGTTCTGCCCCTTCAGATTCAGCTTCCAGAAAACCAACAGGTGCCTATGAGATATCTAAGAAGGTATGGATATGGACAGAAAACAAAGCAGTCATGACTGCCGCAGTTGAAAGAGGATGGAACACTTTCGTCTTCTGCCCCGAACAGCGAGAACTTGCAAATGACTGGTCAT CAATCGCTATGATACATCCTTTATTTATTGAAGAAGGAGAGGTTTTAGATGGCAAGAATGAAAGGGTTGCCACTGTTTTTCGGGTTTCAAGTTCGCAAGAGCTATTGCAACTTCAACCAGAAAATGCACACACTGAGAATATTGTTTTTGATTTACTGGATTGGCAG ATAATTCCTGCAGAGAATATTGTTGCAGCATTTCAAGGCAGTCACAAAACAGTGTTTGCCATCTCAAATACTCCTTCAGAGGCACAGATTTTCCTCGAG GCCTTGGAACATGGTCTGGGTGGAATTATTCTAAAGGCTGAGGATGTTGATGCTGTCATTAAGCTAAAG GACTATTTTGACAGAAGGAATGAAACAAGCAATCTGTTGAGCTTGACTAAAGCAACTATAACTAGGATTCAAGTAGCTGGGATGGGTGATCGTGTTTGTGTGGATCTTTGCAGCCTCATGAGACCTGGTGAAGGACTTTTG GTTGGGTCCTTCGCTAGAGGACTATTCCTTGTTCACTCAGAATGTTTGGAGTCAAATTACATTGCCAGCAGACCTTTTCGTGTCAATGCA GGACCAGTACATGCATATGTCTCTGTCCCAGGCGGAAAGACTTGCTACCTTTCAGAGTTAAAAGCTGGCAAAGAAGTCATCGTAGTTGATCAAAAAGGGAAAATGCGAACAGCGATAATTGGCCGTGTAAAGATAGAGACTAGGCCTCTTATTTTTGTGGAGGCAAAG ATAGATTCTAACGATGGAACGCTATACAGCATCTTCCTGCAGAATGCAGAAACAGTTTCCCTAGTGCCTCCATGTAAAG GAAATCAACTGCAAAAAGTAGCTATTCCTGTGACCTCATTAAAGATTGGGGATGAGATTTTATTGCGAATACAAGGGGCAGCCCGCCATACGGGAATTGAAATTGAAGAATTCATTGTTGAGAACTGA
- the LOC136233009 gene encoding NAP1-related protein 2-like isoform X2 yields MVAENGKKFKVLEEEDSDSIDAQLILSVEKLQDVQDEIEKINGEFCDKVLEMDQQYNGIRKPVYVKRNEIIKTIPDFWLTAFLSHPDLCDLLTEEDQKIFKYLDSLNLEDLKDVKSGYSITFNFKENPHFEDTKLMKSFTLSDEGTIKITGTNIKWKEGTGAANGAMERKKGSKRPWRESSFFGWFGEGVQNRVPVLGDDIADIIKEELWPNPLKYFNNNGTDEEDSGEDEEEDVASDEEDDADDQQDSSDRDS; encoded by the exons ATGGTTGCTGAAAACGGTAAGAAATTCAAGGTCCTCGAAGAGGAAGACTCGGACTCCATTGATGCACAACTCATCCTTTCTGTTGAGAAGCTGCAGGATGTCCAAGACGAGATCGAGAAG ATTAATGGAGAGTTCTGTGACAAAGTACTGGAAATGGACCAGCAATATAATGGGATTCGCAAGCCTGTCTATGTTAAACGGAATGAGATTATCAAAACTATTCCTGACTTCTGGTTAACTGCT TTCCTGAGTCATCCTGATCTTTGTGATCTTTTGACTGAGGAAGACCAAAAG ATCTTCAAGTATCTTGATTCTCTTAATCTGGAGGATTTGAAAGATGTGAAGTCTGGCTATTCCATCACATTT AATTTCAAAGAGAATCCTCATTTTGAAGACACAAAGCTGATGAAATCCTTTACATTATCTGATGAGGGAACAATTAAGATAACTGGTACAAACATCAAGTGGAAAGAAGGAACG GGGGCTGCAAATGGAGCTATGGAAAGGAAGAAAGGATCTAAACGGCCATGGCGCGAGAGCAG CTTTTTTGGTTGGTTTGGTGAAGGTGTACAAAATCGGGTACCAGTTCTTGGAGATGAT ATTGCAGACATAATTAAGGAGGAATTATGGCCCAATCCTTTAAAGTACTTCAACAACAAT GGTACTGATGAAGAGGATTCTGGTGAAGATGAAGAG GAAGACGTTGCCAGTGATGAAGAAGACGACGCTGATGATCAACAAGATTCTAGTGACAGAGACAGTTAA
- the LOC136233009 gene encoding NAP1-related protein 2-like isoform X1, with translation MVAENGKKFKVLEEEDSDSIDAQLILSVEKLQDVQDEIEKINGEFCDKVLEMDQQYNGIRKPVYVKRNEIIKTIPDFWLTAFLSHPDLCDLLTEEDQKIFKYLDSLNLEDLKDVKSGYSITFNFKENPHFEDTKLMKSFTLSDEGTIKITGTNIKWKEGTGAANGAMERKKGSKRPWRESSFFGWFGEGVQNRVPVLGDDLQIADIIKEELWPNPLKYFNNNGTDEEDSGEDEEEDVASDEEDDADDQQDSSDRDS, from the exons ATGGTTGCTGAAAACGGTAAGAAATTCAAGGTCCTCGAAGAGGAAGACTCGGACTCCATTGATGCACAACTCATCCTTTCTGTTGAGAAGCTGCAGGATGTCCAAGACGAGATCGAGAAG ATTAATGGAGAGTTCTGTGACAAAGTACTGGAAATGGACCAGCAATATAATGGGATTCGCAAGCCTGTCTATGTTAAACGGAATGAGATTATCAAAACTATTCCTGACTTCTGGTTAACTGCT TTCCTGAGTCATCCTGATCTTTGTGATCTTTTGACTGAGGAAGACCAAAAG ATCTTCAAGTATCTTGATTCTCTTAATCTGGAGGATTTGAAAGATGTGAAGTCTGGCTATTCCATCACATTT AATTTCAAAGAGAATCCTCATTTTGAAGACACAAAGCTGATGAAATCCTTTACATTATCTGATGAGGGAACAATTAAGATAACTGGTACAAACATCAAGTGGAAAGAAGGAACG GGGGCTGCAAATGGAGCTATGGAAAGGAAGAAAGGATCTAAACGGCCATGGCGCGAGAGCAG CTTTTTTGGTTGGTTTGGTGAAGGTGTACAAAATCGGGTACCAGTTCTTGGAGATGAT TTGCAGATTGCAGACATAATTAAGGAGGAATTATGGCCCAATCCTTTAAAGTACTTCAACAACAAT GGTACTGATGAAGAGGATTCTGGTGAAGATGAAGAG GAAGACGTTGCCAGTGATGAAGAAGACGACGCTGATGATCAACAAGATTCTAGTGACAGAGACAGTTAA